AATCACTGTAATTTGCCGTTTATTAAACAATCAAATTATTCCTCTTTTTGTAAAAGAACAAACACCCAAAATAAACATTTACTCATCTTGGCAAAACCATTTCTAAACAAAAAGGAAACATTGCAAGGGGTGGAGACAAATAGTTACATTCTGATCAATGAAGACATATTTTTGCATCGCTAGTCATTGGTATATTGGGGGAAGCAAGCAGGAGATTTTAGTTTGCATGCAGGGTTCTCCAAACATTCTGTGTCTGTTTCGgtctaaaatatacaatatatgcaGAGCTGTGAGATTGTCAGGTTTACACGGTTGAATAAtattaaaggaaaataaatctgttttactaaccctatagtgctctCCTCCTATTAAATTTAGCCTACCCCCACctaaatctaaattaaaaaaaataaaaaaataaagaagcatatcagactggtcccacccatactggcagtccagatccgaaatgccagcatgggtgggaccagtctgatatgcttcagagatgttctctctgtaatggcacaagttgaacTAAAACCTgcatgagatctgagcggggaccaaccgaagggcaggctaattgagcagtTGTCCGTTCTCGCCTCTCTTGCTACCTATTTTTCTCTCATGTATTAAATCATGTTTGATATTCTAAGAcagcgatggcgaacctatggcacgcctgAGCAAGCTCTGTGGGCTgacagcaatgcagagtaggcacctgcctgcccaaaacgtcAGGCGACTACTCTGCTTTCGTATCGTTGGTAGGTGTAATGGATGGAGGGCTGCGAGAGAGCATTGACTTATgtgctgttccagcactgctccctccgcTGATGCCACCGGGAGACAGGAAATGATGTCTATCAGGCAACgcggagggagcagtgctggaacagcaagtaagtcagtgctcccttgcgcCCACACAGGtgttgtattttggatttgtgctgacctaggcacaactaaatttgtgcaccccaccccccaaatcttaatttgcccccccaattcgtgtcaaggccacttctttgactgacagacacaggccctcattgatacatgcaccgACATACACTCAAttgcagatacacagtcattggcacacacatacagtcattggcgcgcacacacacacacacacactgttcaatcaacacacactttcactgacagacacacactgacacacccactcactgacagacacacacaaaatgacagacacacactcacagacatacccatcctcactgatttgacacactgacagacacacacactgacagctacactcactcacagagcgTGAGAGAGCAAGAAGAGTGGAGGACAGTGCTTCCTTGCCGCCTGGCTAGAATATTAGTAGTTTAACACCTCGGAGGAGGGGGGCCCGAAGAAAGACAGCCCCaggacatgaggcaaacaagacatgtgtttgggagcttggggtggcgttttttggcgcgccccctgaaagtgccactCTAGGCAAATGGCTTGTTTgctttgtggtaaatacatcactGGCCCACACCCCCTCACAGCAGCGGAATGGAATCTGAtgctggggcagaggaggagaagatgctgtgggtagagaagggaagatgcaggggaggggaggaggaggaggaggaggagaatgagaagatgctgaggggagaagaggaggagatgctCCTCATACAATTTCAGTCTGGCATGTAATCACATTACAAGTGGAGTATCCCCTTGTACACATCTTTTGTACAGTTTACATGCAGTTTTGGTGCAGCTGGACAGACAGAAACCTGATGAAAAATGCATATccattgacatacatacaaagctgCACCAAAACCGGATGCAAGACAGGTGTAATTCTGATGTAAACTGCGCCAAAGCAGCATGTAAGATGTTTGCAAACTGCAAGTGGATAAGTGGGAATAGGTCCTTAGTTAGATGATGCACCACCAAACACCAGTGTGTTTTCATTTACTAGAATTGAggtttttcaattaaaaaaaaaatttgtttgtatcattgaactcggTTGgggtgttcttcttttaaaacaaaatatgttaattAGTTGGACAACTGtaggagttgttttttctaaacctaaacctcagtattcaggtttaatttgaggaaaaaaagttggtttgtattgtggtttgggcactcgggctcaagaATGTTCGCAATCACTGTCCTAATGCAATAACTTTTTCACAACTTCATAGCTCACCACATGTCCTTCAAAGGCAAACAGAAGTTATTCTTTAATGTTGCACCTGTTCCTGGTTTTAGACATTGATCTATGCACCACTGTAGCAAGACCCATATTTTTAGCGGTCAACTTTAAAACTTCATACCTGGGACTATTAATTATTTGGTTATTCAGAGTTCTCCTTTAGGTCTTCTTTTTAGGTGAAGAAAAAAATTGCCCTGACTAAAATGAATAGGGAAGGCCATAAAGTATGTAAAGCATCGTCAACACAAAACACACCATCTATACAAAATGTTCCTCCAAGAGTCACTACCCAATTCCTCCCCCAGATCTACTCCCTCTGACTGAAGTAGCGCAAAGATGGTAGAATGGGAACAGATGTCATAATAAATCAATGAAATAAGACCCTTCTGATACTGTCCCCATAAACATAGGCCTAAAACCAATTTAAAAACAGAATACCCAAGTGGCATCTGAAGGAGTTCCTTGGTATGAACACATGATCGGGTCCCtcttaaaagaagaaaataaataatgaaatgtgGTCCTCAGAACCACCAAGTAACTAGGAAAGGCTACCATGTGGTCTACACCTTTCCGCTCTTTGTAAGCAGTGTGCAAAGGGTTAATTTACCAGGCGAGAGCAgtacatttgttaaaaaaaaaaaaaaaaggaaaagtttaCCACCGGTTTACGATATATATTTCAGAGCCAGGGGTGCAAAATCTACCTggaccacatacatacacacacacacacacacacacagtggttaATCCTCTTGACCAAAAGTGCCTTTTTCTGTCCCAGACCACGTGGCCAGGTATTCAAGTGTTGGAAACCTACTAGAAAAAAATACTTACTTGTTTTCACCTCACCAGCGATCATCCTaccttaaaacaaacaaatatataaacctACACTACATTTATTCTTAAAGTTATTAGAAGTACATGATTTTTCCTAGTTTTAAACAAATCAGTaaatctgtaaaataaatattttttacacttttagtAAACATCACATCTTCCGACCATTGAATAAATCTtgtacattgtaaaaaaaaaaatcctacaacCTAGGAGTTACCATGGAATAAATTGGcatgctaggaaaaaaaaaaaaaaaaaaaaacataaaaaaataaaaaataaacttatcAGTGTGCACTTACCATGATAAGATATCCAACAAGCAAAACCggcattaaaataattattagcAGGTAGTCCAGGAATGTAAATCTTCGTCTTACAGCATAGTGCAAACATGTCCTTTCTTTCTGTAGCCATAGTAATGGGATAAAACAAACAGTAGGTCACCTTCACCTGCCATTTAACTTGAAATAAATATTCTTAAATAACTGAAATGTGGTTTACTCTTTTTGCAAATCATAAAAAGACTGTAGTTCTACAAAAGTGGATTATATAAAACCTGATTTTGATTTATAGGTCTGGTTTCCAAAAGTAATATTAATAggagtgtttttaattttaaacaaaaccaaacaaacaaaaaacaaaactaacaaaCAGCCTGCTGTAAAAGTGGATTCCAATCTGTGCACTTGAACAGAACGTAGTAAACTTTCCTCAATAAAGAGGACAATGGTAATCAATCTTGGACACTTTGAACTTATTTACTAAACCAGGTGATTGGCAACGGGATAGTCATTTCTGGACAATAGAGCAGAGCTAAAGAATGGATCTATTTTTAGTTTTTGCCAAGTCTCTACAATTCCTGGCGAGTACTACTCTTTCTCATCACATCAAGGTGTGCAGCCAAAAAATCTCTGTAGATGAATTGCAATAATTTTGTTCATGTTATCCACTGATCAATGTACACGACACTACGTGCCAATATCCTAAAACATTTACATCATTAATACAGTAGAATGTCACCTAGCTAGAAGGCGTGCCTAACAATGCATTCTAACCAAAATGTAtaccaagtttaaccccttaaggaccaaacttctgtaataaaagggaatcatgacatgtcacacatgtcatgtgtccttaaggggttaaacatttatttCATACTTTGCaaagtttttcttgctttatttcggtttgtatatttgtttaaagtgTTTGCttggtggtttaaaaaaaaaaaccaaaaaaaacagcaaaggtCAAGTGATGAATGTTCATGTCCATTTAAGCCCAAGAGTATTTGTTCTTCATGATTTGATTGAGAACTAAAGTAACATGTAAGAATGTACAAGCAGTGTATTGAATTATGAAAATCACATTGTGAGAACATTGATAGATTTTGTACTTACATTATTTGTGAGGTTTACATCTGCTTTCATGGACAGTAAATAACTTGCCACTCGAACGTGTCCTTTTCTACAGGCACAGATCAGAGGAGTATCTCCACCACAGCTATCACGTACATTTAAGACTTTGATGTCTTCATCTAGCAAGAGCTTGACTTCATCTACGTTATTCTGATATGAAGCTTGGCAGATTggctaaaaacaaaaaacaaacaaaaaaagcaaacaacATTAGCATGGCACAGAACTAGAATTACATTGTACATCAAAGAGGAGCGATCCCCAAAGAGAACATGACAGAATGTAAGAGGTTCATTTCCTAAAAACAGAGTTGGGCCAAACCAAACTTAGAAATATTATCAACATATTGTGAGCAAGTTACAGTTGTATCCCTTTAATTAGGAATTCAGTGCGGTTTTAATAAGTGGTGTAATAtctgtttatataaatataaatttgcaATGGTCTTTCTCATACAAAGTAATGGAACATAATCCAGAGGATTTGTTTTAGACattcaattttattaaagcagatgTCACTTTCGAGGATCTTGTATATTTCATAAATTTCCAGAAACCGACAGATCCAGTGTAGGTCTGGTGGCCGCGGGGGGCAGGTGAAGTAAGCTTTATTTATCTTGAGCTGTCCCTTGCAGTTGCGGTCACCTCATggtgctacccttttctgctcctggTGCTTCTTTTGGTAGGTGATGGATCAGCACAGAAGGATGAAGGATACAAGTCCATGGTAGCCTCCCTAGATCAATGTCTGAATTCCACAGCCATTAAATGTGAATGGACGGAAGTTGATGGTGGAGCTCTGCCTTTTGTTAAACCTTCTTTGTCTTCTATCGTCTTTGGATTGCGTTGGAATTGCAGTGATATTCCAACAAAATCTCGATCAGTATTTCAAAATGAATTTATCTGTATAaaaatactgaaaagtgacagagccacttcaatatttaatattttattttttttaaattgttcaaCATAAAGCACAGGTTCACCATTACCATTTGCAGGGCCCTATGTGAGAACATTTTGCAGGGTCCAGGCCCTGTTCACATATATAATCAGCTACATATACATAACTAGTCCCTTCAATCCAACAGGGCATACATAAATAtttatccaatcacatacatgcaataagccagaaacacatacataacttGCTACTCCGCAACTATTTGGCAACACACTAAAATGCATGCAtagatacatgcatacagagatatACAAAGCCACACAAACCCCATCATAGGCCTCCCTACCATACCGATTGTGAACGTGACAGTCCCAATTTGCAGCTCCTGTCCCACCATTTTGactttggggacactagggaagTGTTCCCAACAAGCATAGCGTAAGCGCATCATTAATCCACTAGCtcataagctcattgagcagggccctcaacccctctgttcctgtgcatccaaccaGTCTGGTCACatatacttgtttgttagtccacccattgtacagcgctgcggaatttgttggcgctttataataataataataataataataataataatcacgatTGTACTAGGTTTAAGGCACTAGGACTATACTATAACAGTACTCCCTGCAGAGTACACAAACAAAATTAACAATAATACATAAACACGCGGATATGAAATAGATAAACTAGcaaggaaagaaaaaaattataataaatgaccTCATTCGAGTGCATGTGAAttagtatgtatgcatgtcagtgtttgtgtctgacacgcatacactagcacagggataggcaaccttcggcactccagatgttgtggactacatcccccataatgctcttaccctCATactgctgtcaaagcatcatgggaggtgtagtccaaaacatctggagtgccgaaggttgcttatgcCTGCACTAGCAAATACAAAATTCTAATATCCTTCCCTCTACTCCTGCTTTGGAAAGAAGTGGGAAAGCTCCAGACTACTGTCCCTGGAGTCCAGAAAAAGGCTAAGACTGACCAACACATGCTTTCCTCTTACTTTCCCTGCATGCTCTGCTAGGACAGATTGTGTGTGCCAGGATATGAGGTCACATCTAATACCTGCTTGCACAGAGGTGGAAGCCCGTGTGAGTGCAGCTCCCACACCAGCAGGGTCCCTTAAAATAGGAGTCCCAGATCCAGAACAAAGGTCTCAATGCTTTCTATATGCTGAACATAGAGCAGAGTCTGCTGATTCTTGTAAGTGCTTGGCAACTTGGCATTACTTTTTGCCCTGGAAGCTGTATTTCAATCTTCTCTCTGAATTTACCACCTTAGTTGGTTCTAGTTTAGCAGAATTCCAACATAACCATACGTTACTTCTGTTTATTTAAATTTCTTGCACTATTGTACATTACAACTTAAAGAGAGATACCCAGCATTAAAAtaacacctgcctaatatcgtataGGTGCCCCTCATGCAGGCTAAAACAGCTCTGATTCATCAAAATATAGactccacaagacttctgaaAGTGTCCTATGGTATGtgtcaccaagacattagcagcagatcctttaagtcttgcaagttgcaaggtggggcatCTATGGATGGGATTTGCTGTTCCAGCACATTCTACATATTCTCaaaatcggattgagatctggggaatttgtagGCCAAGGCAAGACCTTGATTCTTTGTCATGCTCCTTAAACCATTTCCGAACAATTTTTTGCATCAGAgaacatcattgccatgaaggggtgcaaCAATACTcaagtaggtggtatgtgtcaaattaatatccacatgaatgccaagacccaagatttcccag
The DNA window shown above is from Pelobates fuscus isolate aPelFus1 chromosome 10, aPelFus1.pri, whole genome shotgun sequence and carries:
- the ANKRD22 gene encoding ankyrin repeat domain-containing protein 22, yielding MGILYSEPICQASYQNNVDEVKLLLDEDIKVLNVRDSCGGDTPLICACRKGHVRVASYLLSMKADVNLTNNKERTCLHYAVRRRFTFLDYLLIIILMPVLLVGYLIMISKTKQNEKLIRLLIEYGVDVNVQDYLGNTALHYACKMKSQTIVPILFDAQADPYIKNKDGESPMDIATRLKFTKITSSLKKSS